Proteins from a single region of bacterium:
- the nadD gene encoding nicotinate-nucleotide adenylyltransferase — translation MVMGKSDSKKHKRIGILGGSFDPIHIGHLIIAEKAREEFSLEKIIFIPAGIPPHKRKTFTPAQHRLEMIKIALENNKFFDVDDIEIRKNGPSYTYNTILYLKSKNPDTEIFFITGEDIFYELTTWYRYRDLVKNVIFLVAPRKEKRKKILKIPYLKYKFIHSPLIDISSSYIRYCLVKNESVKYLVPENVIKYIRSHKLYENRRIKRENKRGK, via the coding sequence ATGGTAATGGGCAAATCCGACAGTAAAAAACACAAAAGAATAGGAATATTAGGAGGGTCTTTTGACCCAATACATATAGGACATCTGATCATTGCAGAGAAAGCGAGAGAGGAATTTTCTTTAGAAAAAATAATTTTTATTCCTGCTGGTATACCACCTCATAAAAGGAAAACATTTACACCTGCCCAGCACCGACTTGAAATGATAAAAATTGCTTTAGAAAATAATAAATTTTTTGATGTAGATGATATAGAAATACGAAAAAATGGACCTTCGTATACATACAATACTATTTTATATTTGAAATCAAAAAATCCTGACACAGAAATTTTCTTTATCACAGGGGAAGATATTTTTTACGAATTAACAACATGGTATAGATACAGAGACCTCGTAAAAAATGTTATTTTCCTCGTTGCCCCACGAAAAGAGAAAAGAAAAAAAATTCTAAAAATACCCTATCTGAAGTATAAATTTATCCATTCTCCTCTAATTGATATTTCCTCTTCATATATAAGGTATTGCCTTGTTAAAAATGAGAGTGTAAAATATTTAGTTCCAGAGAACGTAATTAAGTATATAAGGAGCCATAAACTCTATGAAAATAGAAGAATTAAGAGAGAAAATAAAAGAGGTAAATGA
- the pheT gene encoding phenylalanine--tRNA ligase subunit beta — translation MRYSYKLISEYIDGEISPDKLIYYLEILGLNPLEIERSEDDVIFELETPANRGDLLSLIGIAREIVPFTDSSIKIPHSIFEETSKKSIPVKIESENDCFYYSCRVIENVSVKQTDKTLKDKIEKLGYRTCFNVVDISNYVMAETGQPLHIFDLDKIEGNIEIRRARKDEYLVTIDGKKRTLDENILVIADSHKVIAIAGIMGGQNSEVNINTKNILIESALFSPVVVRRGSKRMGLITEASARFERGISKDICKMGMSRATFLIKKICKGNIGPLSESSDKKISLPDIKFDMEKMNKLAGIEIEENFVIDLLTSLGFKYKKDKKFFVVNPPSFRNDIKEDIDIIEDVIKYKRFETFPSRIPYASIQATSSSPEIEKLEKIRDICIHLGFTEVIHMGLTSKENIELSEKVTPVEIENPISSNLKFLRTSLIPEMLETIKFNIYHGAESFNLFEIGKIYYKKESSFKEELRIAFISVNSGDFFTLKGKLEKFLNKLHINNIEFKREEGLFSIENNLEIYLDGISIGNLFILSDKLRDKFDLKNEVYGGEINLESIMGKVCFKTFFKEPARYPSSRRDFSFIFHKDIEWKEIENTILSLNLPVEKIEFFDLYRDNNMSKDSISISFSVFFRSATETLANEDIVNFSRKIIENISLKLKGQLRGAGGET, via the coding sequence ATGAGATACTCTTACAAATTAATAAGTGAATATATTGATGGAGAAATCTCTCCAGATAAATTAATTTATTATCTGGAGATTCTCGGTTTAAACCCTCTGGAAATAGAACGAAGTGAAGACGACGTTATCTTTGAACTTGAAACTCCAGCCAACAGAGGTGATCTACTAAGTTTAATTGGTATAGCGAGAGAAATCGTGCCATTTACTGATAGTTCTATTAAAATACCTCATTCAATATTTGAAGAGACCTCTAAAAAAAGTATACCTGTGAAAATTGAAAGTGAAAATGATTGTTTCTATTATTCCTGTCGTGTCATAGAGAACGTTTCTGTAAAACAAACAGATAAAACCTTAAAAGATAAAATAGAAAAACTTGGATATAGAACCTGTTTTAATGTGGTTGATATATCAAATTATGTAATGGCAGAAACAGGACAGCCACTGCATATATTTGACCTTGATAAAATAGAGGGAAATATAGAGATAAGGAGAGCCAGAAAGGACGAATATTTAGTTACAATTGATGGTAAAAAAAGAACTTTAGATGAGAATATTCTTGTAATAGCAGATTCACACAAAGTCATTGCTATTGCAGGAATAATGGGTGGACAAAATTCTGAGGTTAATATTAACACAAAAAATATCCTGATAGAAAGTGCACTTTTCAGTCCAGTAGTTGTGAGAAGGGGGAGTAAAAGAATGGGACTTATTACAGAAGCATCAGCAAGATTTGAAAGAGGTATATCAAAAGATATTTGCAAGATGGGAATGTCAAGGGCTACCTTTCTTATAAAAAAGATATGTAAAGGTAATATAGGTCCTCTATCCGAATCCAGTGATAAAAAAATTTCATTACCAGATATAAAGTTTGATATGGAAAAAATGAATAAACTTGCTGGAATTGAAATTGAAGAAAACTTCGTTATTGATTTGTTGACTTCTCTCGGTTTCAAATATAAGAAAGATAAAAAATTTTTCGTTGTAAATCCCCCTTCTTTCAGAAACGATATCAAAGAAGACATTGATATAATTGAAGACGTTATTAAATACAAACGGTTTGAAACATTTCCCTCTCGTATTCCTTATGCTTCTATACAAGCAACATCTTCCTCCCCTGAAATAGAAAAATTAGAAAAGATACGGGATATATGTATACATCTGGGCTTCACAGAGGTAATCCATATGGGACTTACATCTAAAGAGAATATTGAGTTGAGTGAAAAAGTAACACCTGTAGAAATAGAAAATCCCATATCTTCAAACCTTAAATTTCTACGGACAAGTTTGATACCTGAAATGCTTGAAACAATAAAATTTAATATCTATCATGGAGCAGAAAGTTTCAATCTTTTTGAAATAGGTAAAATATATTACAAGAAAGAGTCTTCTTTCAAAGAAGAGCTCAGAATTGCTTTTATAAGTGTAAATTCAGGAGATTTCTTCACCCTTAAGGGAAAATTGGAAAAGTTTTTAAACAAACTTCATATAAATAATATAGAATTTAAAAGAGAAGAGGGATTGTTCTCAATAGAAAACAATCTTGAAATCTATCTTGATGGTATATCCATAGGAAATCTCTTCATTCTTTCAGACAAACTCAGGGATAAATTTGACCTTAAAAATGAAGTATATGGTGGTGAAATAAATTTAGAAAGTATAATGGGAAAGGTATGTTTCAAAACTTTTTTCAAAGAGCCAGCCAGATATCCTTCTTCACGTAGGGACTTTTCATTTATCTTCCATAAAGATATAGAATGGAAAGAAATAGAAAATACCATATTATCTTTAAACCTCCCAGTTGAAAAAATAGAATTTTTTGATTTATATAGAGATAACAATATGTCAAAAGATAGTATAAGCATAAGTTTCTCTGTGTTTTTCAGGTCTGCCACAGAAACACTGGCA
- the pheS gene encoding phenylalanine--tRNA ligase subunit alpha, with protein sequence MKIEELREKIKEVNEKAERELTTIREDDELERWKITYLGRKGIINNLFALLPQIGYESKKEAGMLINNLKNKLNNVYEEKKINTHTVKKSKINLSFPGKIPETGSLHPITIISREITEIFIKMGFGVVTGPEIETDYYNFEALNIPAEHPSKDVWDTFYINEKEKILLRTHTSPVQIRVMEKTQPPFRVIAIGKCFRRDDIDATHSPVFHQIEGLMVDRNINFTHLKGILTHFITEMFGSDVKVKFTPSFFPFTEPSAEVSISCNICKGNGCSTCHNAGYIEILGCGMVHPQVFRNVGYNTDEFTGFAFGMGIERLAIIKFGITDIRYFFQNDLRVLKQFD encoded by the coding sequence ATGAAAATAGAAGAATTAAGAGAGAAAATAAAAGAGGTAAATGAAAAAGCCGAAAGGGAACTGACTACTATCAGAGAAGATGACGAACTTGAAAGATGGAAGATAACTTATCTCGGAAGAAAAGGAATAATTAATAATCTTTTCGCTCTACTTCCACAGATTGGTTATGAAAGTAAGAAAGAAGCAGGAATGTTGATAAATAACTTAAAAAATAAACTCAATAATGTCTATGAAGAAAAAAAGATTAACACACACACGGTAAAAAAAAGTAAAATTAATCTTTCCTTCCCTGGAAAAATACCTGAAACAGGTTCTTTACATCCAATCACTATTATATCCAGAGAAATAACTGAGATATTTATAAAGATGGGATTTGGAGTCGTCACAGGACCTGAAATTGAAACTGACTATTATAATTTTGAAGCACTAAACATTCCTGCGGAACATCCATCAAAGGATGTATGGGATACTTTCTATATTAATGAAAAAGAAAAAATTCTTTTAAGAACACATACAAGTCCTGTACAGATACGAGTTATGGAAAAAACCCAGCCTCCTTTTAGAGTTATTGCTATAGGTAAATGCTTCAGAAGAGACGATATTGACGCTACACACAGCCCTGTATTTCATCAGATAGAAGGACTGATGGTTGATAGAAATATAAACTTTACCCATCTTAAGGGTATTTTAACCCATTTTATAACGGAGATGTTTGGAAGTGATGTAAAAGTAAAATTTACTCCTTCCTTTTTCCCCTTTACAGAACCGAGTGCTGAGGTAAGTATATCCTGTAATATATGTAAAGGAAATGGATGTTCAACATGTCATAATGCTGGTTATATAGAAATACTCGGATGTGGAATGGTTCATCCTCAGGTATTCAGAAATGTTGGTTATAACACCGATGAATTCACCGGTTTTGCCTTTGGAATGGGAATTGAACGCTTAGCAATAATAAAATTTGGTATAACTGACATAAGATATTTTTTCCAAAACGACTTACGGGTTTTGAAACAGTTCGACTGA